The nucleotide sequence AAAAAGGCGAACACATACGCATAGCTATAACTAAGTTGATAAAGAAATCCCATTATTGTATTGCCCAAGAATATTCCTACACTCCTTCCTGCAGACAAATACCCCATAGCTGAACCATAAGCCTGCTCGTTTGTCAACTTCGATATTACTGTGGGTTCAAAGGTCTCTGCAGAGGCTACAGCTATCCCCATGAGAAATGACAGTGTGTAAAGCGAGGTTATACCATAACCTGAGATAAATGCAAAACCCAATGAGACAAAAGCTGAAAGCAGATATCCAAGAAAGGCTAGGGCTCTGAGTTCCCTGAATTTCGATATACCAAACAAGTATCCGAACAATGACGAACCTGCCAGAAATATACCGTAAGAGATTATTCCCAAATACTCCTTCCCTGTGATCTCAGTAGTTGTCAGTATAGGGAAACCAAAACTGTATTGGCTATACCCAAAGAAGAAAGTGGAAATGATAATGCCCCAAAAGACCCTCTTGTTTGTCACTGTGACCTTGGCTTTACTGGAACCATTATTTTGAAGATGACCAGCTTTCACGATAGATACTAATATTGTAGATATTACTAGGGGAAGAGCAGTAAAGGGAAGATATGATAGTAAGGATAAGCGGAAATATAGCACAAGTGTAAGTATGGTAATCGACAGTAATGCTCCAGCTATGTCTATTGAGTGAAGAATTCCAAAAGCCTCTGCCCGCTCATCAGGACTTGTTACCTCAGCCATCATAGCCCTTCTTGGAGGAGACCTGAAATTTCTAAACCACCATCCTAACATGAAAAACAGCAGAGCTTGGATGTAATCCCTTGCGAAACCCATGAGGGAGACTAAGATGATAAGGGAATTACCCAGAATTACAATCCTCTTCCTTCCGTACTTATCTCCAGCTATTCCCCCAATGTATGACATTAACGTTCCCAGACCGTAGTTTAGTGCCTCAGCTATACCGTACATATAAAAGGGGGCTCCAAATATGAGAACAAAGACTATTGGGAAAGACGCTACGGCTGATTGATATCCTAGGTCAGCAAAGAAGGCTGAAAAAGCTATTTTGAATACCTCAGACCTATTTTTGATTGTCATAATAAGAATTAAAACTGGAAATGTATAAAACTGTTAGATATGAGGGAGAGAGCACTTCTGTTTTTTGGTGGGGTTGCCTTTGGGACAGCGGCGATCTTTGTGAAGTTTTGCAGTATAACTCCACCGTACATTACATTATTTAGATTTCTATTTGCAGGATTAGTATTACTACTAATAGGTAGGGCTATCAGAAAGCAGGGGAACAACAAAAATAGTCATAACAACCCAATCAGCCTGAGAAAACTTGTCTTACCATCACTATTCCTATCCCTTCATATGGTACTCTTTGTCTTCAGTGTTTTCTTAACTACAATAGCAGCCTCAACTATTCTCGTCTCCACCAGTCCCATATTCGCTATGATCTTTAAGAGGAGAGTGGATTTGTTTGTGATACTAGCTATCCTGGGCATAGTAATTATGAACCTGAATTCCCCTTTCGGCAGTATCGTAGGGAATCTCATGGCGGTTATTTCAGCTCTATCATTTGCCCTATATACCTACTTCCTGTCAAAGATCCAGTACGACTTCTTCACAGTGACCCCAAGAATCTATATTATCTCATCAGCGTTTATGGTGCCTGTCTTACCGTTTTTCTCGATGGGAAATTTTAACCTTGAAACCCTCATGGCTATTCTGGGACTCGTATTTATACCCACTATCATAGGTCATGGATCAGTAATTTACTCCGCGAATAAGGTTCCAATAAGCTTAGTAACGTCGGCAGAACTGATTGAGCCTGTTGTGGCAACACTGTTAGCCTTCATATTATTTTCCCAAGTACCTAGCCTAGAGGAAATCGTTGGAGGGGTATTAACTTTGATTTCCCTGTTCTTCGCGTTCAGAAGGAGAGATTAATTCCTCTCAGTGTCCAACCATGCTCAGGACTCCAATGACCCCTCCTATGAATATCAATGATACAGTGAGGAAGTATATAAATACCCTGAACTTTGAGTATGCATAGTTACCCATGATTCTTCTGCTAGAAATTATCATCCCTAGGAGAGATGCGGTAAAGGTGAACACAATAGGGGCTAAGGCTAAGAGTGTGGTGGCAAACTGTAGTATTTCTGCATAATTTTGGCTTGATAGGTAAACAATAAGTAAAGCCGGTAAGGACTCTAATCCGTAAATCGTTAACACGTCTCTCATGTTATACTTGTTGTCTTTACTGCTACCCCTACCTAAGGCTTCAAGGACACCCCAGGCACTACTTAATGACACAACGACAAGTGCTAAAAAGCCTGCACTCATGATCAGAACTCCAAACACAAATGGCAAGATGCTCGAGAACGAGCTCAAGACTGAGGAAAGTTGAATTGTATTTGTTGGGTCCACTTTACCCAGACCTGTCCCTACAACCTCTGCGAAAACTATTATTAGTTCCGTAGTCAGTGCACCCAGTATTGTCTCTTTAGTGACCCAGGATAGCTTGTCTTTAGTCGAAATATCTAGTTTATTGTACTTAACAGAGGTTGCAGAGGCTTGGTAGATTAGCATGCATGGAGGTGTGACAACTGCACCTATATTTATTGCAAGATAGGTAAGGAAGTCATTTGAGGTGGAAAAGTAGGGTGATAGATCTAAATTAGAAGCTTTAGGTATGGTCACGATAATAGAGGACAGGACTAAGATGAATGAGACTATGATTAATGCCCTCTCTGTCTTCTCATATTTTCTTGTTAATATCACCAAGAGGTGAAATAAGAAGAATGATAAGAGACCAAGTGTAGGGGGTATACCGATTAAGTAGCTACCTATTGCTATTCCAACGTATTCGCTTATATAAGTGAAGACATCAATGGAAAATATGGGAAGGGTTGCGACTATTGCAAGTTTTCTTGAGTAATAAGTCCTGATTATCTCTCCTAGACCTTTTCCAGTAACTGCAGATATCCTTCCCGCAGTCTCCTGAACAACGAATAGGGGTAGTGCTAACAATAATACGAACCATGTGAGCCCTAGACCATATTGTTGACCAGTTATAAACCCCCCTATAATACTGGCTGCGTCAGCATCAGCTAAGAGTGCTATCCATGCTGGTCCGAATAGTTGCATCATTTCTCTCCTGCTCATCAGTTAACCCCTTTCCAATATTTGTAATTATAAAAAATGATAAAAGATATATCTAATTATAAGAGTGAAAAGAAGTAAAAATACTTTTCTTTTTTACTCTATGGACTTCTTAGATAGTGGACCTTCGCCTGGGAAGGATCTCCTGAAGTGACCTGATGGTCTGGCGTACAGTAGCTCTATGAACCAGGCTTCGTGCTCAATCTCTTCCTGTAGGATCCTCTGTGCTAAGTCATAAGTCCTTGGATCTTTGCCGTATGTTAAATCACACACTTCTTTCCATGTCCTAATTGCACACTGCTCAGCTTCAAGTAAAACTTTCAATATCTCCTTGGGGTCTTTCCAGTTCTGTGGCAAGTATGCATCTGCACAAGCAGATATATCAGCAACTTCTCTAATATCTCTAGGCAGTGAACCTCCTAGTTCATATATCCTCTGTGTCATCAACTCAAAGTGTAACCTATCCTCAAGTCTGGCATCCTCTGCAATTTCCTTTAGTCCCTCTCCATCTAAACCGGTCAAGTGCATCCTAAGTATTGTATAGTAGTAATAAGTGGTGAACTCAGCCGCTGTTGCCTTTACTAGTTTGTCTATCAGTTTTTTGACGTCTAAACCAGATTTTTCCAATATTTCCACTCCAACAGGTTTAATTTCATTTTGGCTTGGATTGTTTTTGTTTTGACTCATCTTTTTTCTCTCCCAATATCATACTAGACTAGTAGTTTAAAAAACTTTCTAATTAAGAGTTATTCTTAATTAGAAGTGTCATCTCAAACATAGTCGGAAATAACTATTGAAGAGGCGTCTCATCACCGTGATACTAAATAGAAATATATTTTAGTTAAGATTAACTCTAAATTACTGAAGAATATGATAAGGTGTACTGGGTTAAATAACGTGAAAGAAGGGGAAACTAAGAAAATAGAAATAGACGGAAAGGATTTACTTATTGTTAACATTAGAGGTGAGCTCAAGTGTTTTTCTAGGTGGTGTCCTCACAAGGGAGGAGATCTGGCTTATGGAGACTTCATTGGTGGGAACCAAATAAAGTGTCACTTACACGGTTACATATACAACTTAGATACCGGTAATGCTGTATACATACCTTATAGGGACGGTTACGGAAAATGGAAGGACACATTAAACTTGGAAGTTTACAGGGTGGTAAATAAAGACGGTGAGATTTGCATAGAAATGAAATGAGTGAAGTCAAATACGGTAGAATTCATTTAATTATCTCATCAAGTCCCAATAAATTTCCTTAACTTATGCTCAATGACTTCCCTAGGTACTGCACCAAGTACATAATCCACAGGTTTACCTTCATGAAATAACAATACTGTGGGTAAACTTATTACACCGTAACTAGTTGCTATCTCAGGGTATTGGTCAACATTTAATTTACCAAAGCCAACTCCTTTGTAATCCTTAGACAGTTCCTCAATTATTGGCGATAGTAAGTGACAGGGAGGACACCATTCAGCCCAAAAATCCACTACTGAAACCTTGAAGCTACTGAGAAATTCGTTAAAGTTTTTGTCCGTTAAGTGGTGAATTTTACCTCCTGGAAATTTGGTTATATTCTTCTCCGTGTTAGATCTTAAAACGTTTACTAACTTTCGATTCAATAGCATTTCTAACTCAGTGTCTTCATCAGACCAACTCATAATTTCATTTTTACTATATTTAGTTAAAAAGATTTTTGTTGAGTTTTCCCGTGTAATCTGTTTATGGAGGAACAATTTATTGACTCTGATAGATATGATTATAAATGTCTAGTCAGCTATAACATATATGGGAATTGGTCTAATACTCTCAATATTTCTCATGATAATAATTGTCCTCATTATAATATCCTACTCAAGGAGAATAAATAAAATTCAGGAGGAGTCCAAGAGACAGGCTCAAGAGATGTTCTCTCAATGGACTCAACAACATTCCAATGAGTTAAGAACTCAAATTGAACAGTCAGTAGAGATGAAATATAAGGCAATGTTGGAGCAGTGGACTATCCAAAAAGAGAGCGAAATACGAAAGGATGCTGTAACAAAATCAATAAACACTTTATTGGGAAAGATAAGTGAAGAGTTTGCTCCAATCTTTATAGCTCAGAAATACAGCATCAGTCCGAAAGATTTTCGACATTTAGGTTCTCCTGTAGATTTCGTAGCATTTAAGGGTCTTTCTGATGAATCGGAACCCGAGATAATATTCTTTGAAATTAAGACTGGAAAAAGTTCAGCACTAACCGAAAGAGAAAGGAAAATTAGAGACGCAATAGTCGCAAAGAGAGTTAAGTATGAGGTTATCAATCTCAATAGCCTTGTTGAAGACGCTAAGAGAAAAATAAGTGAAGAAATCGATAAAGTAACAAAGGAGTGACGTAAATCCACTGCTAATAGTCAGTAGAGATCTAAATTACATTTGAAATTCTCTCCTCTACTAGAGTTTAGATATAAATACGAGTCGTCAAAATGACATAGATGATTTTTCAGGATCGTTTATAAACTTTGTTAAATAAACCTCGAATCGAGCCTATACTAGACTATAGGCAGTTAGAACTCAGGATTTCTCTCATTTCTTGTCTAGTCTTATTTAAATAAAAAGAGTAAGTTTTTTAAAAATGAAATATAAATTGTAGTAGAGATGAATAGGCTGGTATTGCTAGGCATAGTTTTAGCAGTTATAATCATAGTTGCAGCTGTAGCTTATTATGTTTATAACTACTACACTTCGGGTAATCTAAATATTTACGTACAAGACCCTCCGGTGACCTCTACATTGAAAATATACCTTACAATCTCATCCATTATGATCCATAAAGCAAATTCGACTTCTAATAGTACTGCATGGATAACTATTTCCAATAGGACTATGACAGTTTTGCTCACTTACAACATGACATTCTTAGCCTCAGCTAAATTACCTCCAGGTGAGTATAACGAGATATTCATCCAGGTCTCGTCTGTAGAGGCGAGTATAGGGACTGTAAATGTTTCAGTTATATTACCTAGTTCGGTATTCAAGATCCATATTGTTGGTGGTGTATTCTTGAGCGGAGGCTCCTCAGAGTCCCTATTGATAACTATACCTCATACCATAAGTGCTAATGGAACTATTATGATCAGTCCATCTGTAACAGCGAAAGTTATTACGTGACCTTTCAATTTTTAGGTTCTATGGTTTTTGTCTCTAACTAAAACTTCTTTTCTTTATAACGACGTGAATGACTACAAGGTTTTTATGGGTGAAAGCTAGAGTAAAAGTCCATATGAGGGTAATTAGAAACACTTTCAAAACGCATCTAAAAGTGTGATAATGTCTAAACAACATTTATTATTAATGGAGACAAATGATTCTTTATGATAGACCTAGACTCAAAGGGAAAAGGAATACAGTTTCAGTTTTACGCAGCCTACTATCCTCCAATATACTCTAAGCTTAAGGCTAATAATATACGAGAACTGATGGAGGGGGTAAAGAAGTGTGACAATTACTCTTTATTTTATCACATATTTCACCCTGTGTTCAGTTCACATCTAATACCTGAGGAGTACTCAAACGACTTTGCACACTGGATATCAGAAAGTTTGGGAGATAAGGAATTGGCTGAGCTAGTATCTGATATTCCTGGGGCAGAGCCTAGGACAGTGGATAACATTAGAAGTGATCTGATAAATGTCTTAAGCCTTAGGTCTAATGGTAGGGTTGCTCTATCGCCGTTTGTATTTGTCTCCTGTAGGGTTATAACTTATAAAACAAATTATGTTGCAAACACTTTGGGTGAGTTTCTAGACTGTTTATCTGAGATCCCTGGAAGATCTCTGGTGTGGCACTTTGTAACTAGGAGAGTATTAGGTTACACTAATAGGAATGATTTCTCCAGTTGGTTAGAGACTAATTTCGGGTTGAGTGAGGTAGCAGAGGAATTAAGTAAGATCGATCCACAGACTTATGTTGATGAAGAAGTACTGAGAAGCGATATAATTAAAACGTTAGAGAGGTGGTTGTTGAAATGATAGAGAAATATGAGAAATTTATTGGTGAACACGAGCTCGATTCCTTGTTCAAAATAGCAGAGAGAATAAAGGACTTATCTATACTTCACGTTAATTCTACTAAAGCCGGAGGAGGAGTAGCTGAGATTTTAAACAGAATGGTGCCTCTAATGAAGGAGCTAGGACTTAATGTTGACTGGAGGGTTATAAAGGGAGACAACGAGTTCTTCAACGTGACAAAGTCTTTTCATAACTCCCTGCAGAACGGTATAGGTAACATTACCGAGGAGCACTTCAGGATCTATGATAAATGGCAGGAGTTGAATTTATCTGAGATACCATTAGACTATGACGTTATGTTCATCCATGATCCTCAGCCCGCGGGTCTAATTAAATTCAAAAAAGGTAATAATAGATGGATATGGAGGTGCCACATAGATATCTCAAACCCGTATCCACCTGTGTGGGATTTTCTGAAGAAATACGTGTCTGAGTATAATGCGTCAATAATATCGGTCCCATCTTTTGGCAGGGATGACATAGACATACCTCAATTTATAATACCTCCATCAATTGATCCACTAAGTGAGAAGAATAAGCACATTTCGGAGACGACAAAACTCAGGATAATGAGTAAGTTCGGGATATCGGAAGATAAACCGTTAGTAACCCAGATATCTAGGTTTGATTACGCCAAAGACCCATTAGGTGTCATTAAGGCATACAAGTTAGCTAAGAGGCACGTAGATCTTCAGTTAGCCTATGTGGGAAGTCCAGCTACAGATGACCCTGAGGGAGAAAAAGTGTACAATGAGGTTATAAGAGAGTCTAGGGACGACAAGGATATCCATATACTTATGTTACCTCCATACAGTGATCTGGAAATAAACGCCTTCCAATCTGCTTCAACTGTAGTAATGCA is from Sulfolobus acidocaldarius DSM 639 and encodes:
- a CDS encoding MFS transporter, which encodes MTIKNRSEVFKIAFSAFFADLGYQSAVASFPIVFVLIFGAPFYMYGIAEALNYGLGTLMSYIGGIAGDKYGRKRIVILGNSLIILVSLMGFARDYIQALLFFMLGWWFRNFRSPPRRAMMAEVTSPDERAEAFGILHSIDIAGALLSITILTLVLYFRLSLLSYLPFTALPLVISTILVSIVKAGHLQNNGSSKAKVTVTNKRVFWGIIISTFFFGYSQYSFGFPILTTTEITGKEYLGIISYGIFLAGSSLFGYLFGISKFRELRALAFLGYLLSAFVSLGFAFISGYGITSLYTLSFLMGIAVASAETFEPTVISKLTNEQAYGSAMGYLSAGRSVGIFLGNTIMGFLYQLSYSYAYVFAFFTSLIAFLIILVVTRK
- a CDS encoding DMT family transporter, with the translated sequence MRERALLFFGGVAFGTAAIFVKFCSITPPYITLFRFLFAGLVLLLIGRAIRKQGNNKNSHNNPISLRKLVLPSLFLSLHMVLFVFSVFLTTIAASTILVSTSPIFAMIFKRRVDLFVILAILGIVIMNLNSPFGSIVGNLMAVISALSFALYTYFLSKIQYDFFTVTPRIYIISSAFMVPVLPFFSMGNFNLETLMAILGLVFIPTIIGHGSVIYSANKVPISLVTSAELIEPVVATLLAFILFSQVPSLEEIVGGVLTLISLFFAFRRRD
- a CDS encoding NRAMP family divalent metal transporter, producing the protein MSRREMMQLFGPAWIALLADADAASIIGGFITGQQYGLGLTWFVLLLALPLFVVQETAGRISAVTGKGLGEIIRTYYSRKLAIVATLPIFSIDVFTYISEYVGIAIGSYLIGIPPTLGLLSFFLFHLLVILTRKYEKTERALIIVSFILVLSSIIVTIPKASNLDLSPYFSTSNDFLTYLAINIGAVVTPPCMLIYQASATSVKYNKLDISTKDKLSWVTKETILGALTTELIIVFAEVVGTGLGKVDPTNTIQLSSVLSSFSSILPFVFGVLIMSAGFLALVVVSLSSAWGVLEALGRGSSKDNKYNMRDVLTIYGLESLPALLIVYLSSQNYAEILQFATTLLALAPIVFTFTASLLGMIISSRRIMGNYAYSKFRVFIYFLTVSLIFIGGVIGVLSMVGH
- the dps gene encoding DNA protection during starvation protein, giving the protein MSQNKNNPSQNEIKPVGVEILEKSGLDVKKLIDKLVKATAAEFTTYYYYTILRMHLTGLDGEGLKEIAEDARLEDRLHFELMTQRIYELGGSLPRDIREVADISACADAYLPQNWKDPKEILKVLLEAEQCAIRTWKEVCDLTYGKDPRTYDLAQRILQEEIEHEAWFIELLYARPSGHFRRSFPGEGPLSKKSIE
- a CDS encoding Rieske (2Fe-2S) protein → MIRCTGLNNVKEGETKKIEIDGKDLLIVNIRGELKCFSRWCPHKGGDLAYGDFIGGNQIKCHLHGYIYNLDTGNAVYIPYRDGYGKWKDTLNLEVYRVVNKDGEICIEMK
- the trxA gene encoding thioredoxin, translating into MSWSDEDTELEMLLNRKLVNVLRSNTEKNITKFPGGKIHHLTDKNFNEFLSSFKVSVVDFWAEWCPPCHLLSPIIEELSKDYKGVGFGKLNVDQYPEIATSYGVISLPTVLLFHEGKPVDYVLGAVPREVIEHKLRKFIGT
- a CDS encoding Holliday junction resolvase-like protein, with amino-acid sequence MGIGLILSIFLMIIIVLIIISYSRRINKIQEESKRQAQEMFSQWTQQHSNELRTQIEQSVEMKYKAMLEQWTIQKESEIRKDAVTKSINTLLGKISEEFAPIFIAQKYSISPKDFRHLGSPVDFVAFKGLSDESEPEIIFFEIKTGKSSALTERERKIRDAIVAKRVKYEVINLNSLVEDAKRKISEEIDKVTKE
- a CDS encoding DUF4382 domain-containing protein, whose amino-acid sequence is MNRLVLLGIVLAVIIIVAAVAYYVYNYYTSGNLNIYVQDPPVTSTLKIYLTISSIMIHKANSTSNSTAWITISNRTMTVLLTYNMTFLASAKLPPGEYNEIFIQVSSVEASIGTVNVSVILPSSVFKIHIVGGVFLSGGSSESLLITIPHTISANGTIMISPSVTAKVIT
- a CDS encoding DUF5752 family protein; the encoded protein is MIDLDSKGKGIQFQFYAAYYPPIYSKLKANNIRELMEGVKKCDNYSLFYHIFHPVFSSHLIPEEYSNDFAHWISESLGDKELAELVSDIPGAEPRTVDNIRSDLINVLSLRSNGRVALSPFVFVSCRVITYKTNYVANTLGEFLDCLSEIPGRSLVWHFVTRRVLGYTNRNDFSSWLETNFGLSEVAEELSKIDPQTYVDEEVLRSDIIKTLERWLLK
- a CDS encoding glycosyltransferase; protein product: MIEKYEKFIGEHELDSLFKIAERIKDLSILHVNSTKAGGGVAEILNRMVPLMKELGLNVDWRVIKGDNEFFNVTKSFHNSLQNGIGNITEEHFRIYDKWQELNLSEIPLDYDVMFIHDPQPAGLIKFKKGNNRWIWRCHIDISNPYPPVWDFLKKYVSEYNASIISVPSFGRDDIDIPQFIIPPSIDPLSEKNKHISETTKLRIMSKFGISEDKPLVTQISRFDYAKDPLGVIKAYKLAKRHVDLQLAYVGSPATDDPEGEKVYNEVIRESRDDKDIHILMLPPYSDLEINAFQSASTVVMQKSIKEGFGLTVSEAMWKNKPVIGGNTGGIPLQVINGVTGFLVNSPQGAAHYTIYLTRNAKVRHTMGTNAREHVRRNFLITRELRDYLMTIMYVNERNSV